The following coding sequences are from one Eucalyptus grandis isolate ANBG69807.140 chromosome 11, ASM1654582v1, whole genome shotgun sequence window:
- the LOC104425943 gene encoding uncharacterized protein LOC104425943 isoform X1, protein MARQRISSARGAEREEQQSRPIDNIAKHSQQRRGPPPKRRSDFSFFTSSSASASASSSPPSSMSTSDYSPRFSNGKDGLSNVAAVSSDEAKDSGRQSLAFTPVKCCKSWMLVAPNKFQGTESSDVCMTRVSVVLERTDYEVLSPAELQASNEDHASRVQQLSSPDEPNNLDRADPFSGGCIISNLRSVEDDSSEKGRGKRKRKPRSFFSDDLYLPPRSPKKVRRYRIMRYLGLMAPVGSPYSVNN, encoded by the exons ATGGCGAGGCAGCGAATCTCGAGCGCGCGAGGGGCGGAGCGGGAGGAGCAGCAGTCGAGGCCGATCGATAACATCGCCAAGCACTCCCAGCAGCGGCGCGGCCCGCCTCCCAAGCGCCGCTCCGATTTCTCCTTCTtcacctcctcctccgcctccgcctccgcctcttcctctcctccttcttccatgTCCActtcag ATTACTCGCCAAGATTCTCTAACGGTAAAGATGGACTGTCAAATGTTGCTGCAGTCAGTTCAGATGAAGCAAAGGATTCAGGAAGGCAATCTCTAGCATTCACTCCGGTCAAATGCTGCAAGTCATG GATGCTGGTCGCGCCAAACAAATTTCAGGGTACAGAAAGCAGTGATGTTTGCATGACTCGAGTGAGTGTTGTATTGGAAAGAACGGACTATGAAGTGTTGTCTCCTGCTGAA ctgCAAGCGTCAAATGAGGACCATGCGAGCCGAGTCCAACAGTTATCTTCTCCTGATGAGCCAAATAACTTAGATCGGGCAGACCCTTTTTCTG GTGGATGCATCATATCAAATCTGAGAAGCGTGGAAGATGACTCCTCAGAAAAAGGGAGAggcaagagaaaaagaaagcctAGATCTTTCTTCAGT GATGACCTATACTTACCGCCGAGATCTCCAAAAAAGGTCCGCCGATATAGGATAATGCGGTACCTAGGGCTCATGGCTCCCGTAGGCTCTCCTTATTCAGTCAATAATTAG
- the LOC104425943 gene encoding uncharacterized protein LOC104425943 isoform X2, which yields MARQRISSARGAEREEQQSRPIDNIAKHSQQRRGPPPKRRSDFSFFTSSSASASASSSPPSSMSTSVSSDEAKDSGRQSLAFTPVKCCKSWMLVAPNKFQGTESSDVCMTRVSVVLERTDYEVLSPAELQASNEDHASRVQQLSSPDEPNNLDRADPFSGGCIISNLRSVEDDSSEKGRGKRKRKPRSFFSDDLYLPPRSPKKVRRYRIMRYLGLMAPVGSPYSVNN from the exons ATGGCGAGGCAGCGAATCTCGAGCGCGCGAGGGGCGGAGCGGGAGGAGCAGCAGTCGAGGCCGATCGATAACATCGCCAAGCACTCCCAGCAGCGGCGCGGCCCGCCTCCCAAGCGCCGCTCCGATTTCTCCTTCTtcacctcctcctccgcctccgcctccgcctcttcctctcctccttcttccatgTCCActtcag TCAGTTCAGATGAAGCAAAGGATTCAGGAAGGCAATCTCTAGCATTCACTCCGGTCAAATGCTGCAAGTCATG GATGCTGGTCGCGCCAAACAAATTTCAGGGTACAGAAAGCAGTGATGTTTGCATGACTCGAGTGAGTGTTGTATTGGAAAGAACGGACTATGAAGTGTTGTCTCCTGCTGAA ctgCAAGCGTCAAATGAGGACCATGCGAGCCGAGTCCAACAGTTATCTTCTCCTGATGAGCCAAATAACTTAGATCGGGCAGACCCTTTTTCTG GTGGATGCATCATATCAAATCTGAGAAGCGTGGAAGATGACTCCTCAGAAAAAGGGAGAggcaagagaaaaagaaagcctAGATCTTTCTTCAGT GATGACCTATACTTACCGCCGAGATCTCCAAAAAAGGTCCGCCGATATAGGATAATGCGGTACCTAGGGCTCATGGCTCCCGTAGGCTCTCCTTATTCAGTCAATAATTAG